The following proteins come from a genomic window of Hydrogenispora ethanolica:
- a CDS encoding LytR/AlgR family response regulator transcription factor has protein sequence MILKTLIVDFPAEIANELKTYLENLKELDCSGEICTMDKSLEWITLRHPDIVFIHLGANRHRVLEITRKIAEIAEAVRVVWLAENAESAVDAFELNVYDYLLKPLRAERLLKTVNRLAGELRPAALEAITVWENDRFVVLKPEQIVYCYTSGNKTLIKSKDGQFSSMNTLSSFEQKLGRFSFFRTHKSFLVNLKDIKEIIPWFNHTYNLVMNGYESDEVPVSRTHLKDFKQRMGIH, from the coding sequence ATGATACTCAAGACGCTGATCGTTGACTTCCCAGCGGAAATCGCCAATGAACTGAAAACATACCTTGAGAATCTGAAAGAACTCGATTGTAGCGGCGAAATCTGCACCATGGACAAGAGCCTGGAATGGATCACCCTTCGGCACCCGGATATCGTCTTTATTCATCTGGGCGCCAACCGCCACCGGGTCCTGGAGATCACCCGGAAGATCGCCGAGATCGCCGAGGCGGTCCGGGTGGTTTGGCTGGCGGAAAACGCCGAATCGGCCGTGGATGCTTTCGAGCTGAACGTCTACGATTATCTGCTCAAGCCGCTCCGGGCCGAGCGGCTGCTGAAAACCGTCAACCGGCTGGCCGGGGAGTTGCGACCCGCTGCCTTGGAAGCGATCACGGTCTGGGAGAACGATCGTTTCGTCGTCTTAAAGCCGGAACAGATCGTCTACTGTTATACCAGCGGGAATAAAACGCTGATTAAGAGCAAGGACGGCCAGTTTTCCAGCATGAACACGCTCTCCAGCTTCGAACAGAAGCTGGGCCGGTTCTCTTTCTTCCGGACCCACAAAAGCTTCTTGGTCAATTTGAAGGACATCAAGGAGATCATCCCCTGGTTCAACCATACCTACAATCTGGTGATGAACGGTTACGAGAGCGACGAGGTTCCGGTGAGCCGGACCCATCTGAAGGATTTCAAACAGCGGATGGGGATTCATTGA